In Sphingopyxis sp. FD7, a single window of DNA contains:
- a CDS encoding urate hydroxylase PuuD, giving the protein MDKFFGNLHAVLGAGLLLAIVVMFGLNGQNFEDGVAAGNAIMRWLHTFFGVLWIGLLYYFNFVQIPTMPKIPAELKPAVGKHIAPAALFWFRWAALLTVLLGIGIAGHAQYLAPALALQDPYKLIGVGMWLGLIMAFNVWFLIWPNQKKALGIVEADDATKAKAAKTAMIFSRTNTLLSIPMLYAMVNFS; this is encoded by the coding sequence ATGGACAAATTTTTCGGTAATCTGCACGCCGTCCTGGGCGCGGGGCTGTTGCTTGCAATCGTCGTGATGTTCGGCCTCAACGGCCAGAATTTCGAGGATGGCGTCGCCGCGGGCAATGCCATCATGCGCTGGCTGCACACGTTTTTCGGCGTGTTGTGGATCGGGCTGCTCTATTATTTCAACTTCGTCCAGATACCGACGATGCCCAAGATTCCGGCCGAACTGAAACCCGCGGTCGGCAAACATATCGCGCCCGCCGCGCTCTTCTGGTTCCGCTGGGCGGCGCTGCTCACCGTTCTGCTGGGCATCGGCATCGCCGGCCACGCCCAATATCTGGCGCCCGCGCTGGCGCTCCAGGATCCGTACAAGCTGATCGGCGTCGGCATGTGGCTGGGCCTCATCATGGCGTTCAACGTCTGGTTCCTGATCTGGCCGAACCAGAAAAAGGCGCTGGGCATCGTCGAAGCCGATGACGCAACGAAGGCCAAGGCAGCGAAGACCGCGATGATCTTTTCGCGGACCAACACCCTGCTTTCGATCCCGATGCTCTATGCGATGGTGAATTTCAGCTGA
- the dapF gene encoding diaminopimelate epimerase, which translates to MADRFTKMHGLGNDFVVIDARAAPVEMTAARAHAIADRRHGIGCDQLILLEPSNSADVKMRIFNADGGEVEACGNATRCVATLLGKPAVIETLGGMLRVTPADGGAEVTLGEPVFDWEHIPLAMPMDTRDMPVAWDELEHGAAVNVGNPHIVFFVPEADAIRLDELGPRIETDPLFPERINVNVASLDGENQLQLRVWERGVGLTQACGTGACATAVAAVRAGLVQSPVTVALPGGDLVIRWAPGEPIVMSGAATRVFDGETDWAQFG; encoded by the coding sequence ATGGCGGATCGCTTCACAAAGATGCACGGCCTCGGCAACGACTTTGTCGTCATCGACGCGCGCGCGGCGCCCGTCGAAATGACGGCGGCGCGCGCGCATGCGATCGCCGACCGGCGCCATGGCATCGGCTGCGACCAGCTCATCCTGCTCGAACCGTCGAACAGTGCGGACGTAAAGATGCGCATCTTCAACGCTGACGGCGGCGAGGTCGAGGCGTGCGGCAATGCCACGCGCTGCGTTGCGACGCTGCTCGGCAAGCCCGCGGTGATCGAGACGCTGGGCGGGATGCTGCGCGTCACCCCGGCCGACGGCGGCGCCGAAGTCACGCTGGGCGAGCCCGTCTTCGACTGGGAACATATCCCGCTTGCGATGCCGATGGACACCCGCGACATGCCCGTCGCGTGGGACGAGCTGGAGCATGGCGCCGCGGTCAATGTCGGCAATCCACACATCGTCTTCTTCGTGCCCGAGGCCGATGCGATACGCCTCGACGAACTCGGCCCGCGGATCGAGACCGACCCCCTGTTTCCCGAGCGCATCAACGTCAATGTCGCGAGCCTCGACGGCGAGAACCAGCTGCAATTGCGCGTATGGGAGCGCGGCGTGGGTTTGACGCAGGCGTGCGGCACCGGCGCCTGCGCCACCGCGGTCGCGGCGGTTCGGGCGGGCCTCGTCCAGTCACCGGTGACCGTTGCGCTGCCCGGCGGCGACCTCGTCATCCGCTGGGCGCCGGGCGAACCGATCGTGATGAGCGGCGCCGCGACGCGGGTGTTCGACGGCGAGACCGATTGGGCGCAGTTCGGATGA
- the ftsY gene encoding signal recognition particle-docking protein FtsY, whose product MTGKSWSERLLGGFRRTSERLGENLAGLTGKARLDEADLDRIEEALITADLGPAMAARIRDRLSERRDVAANGTEELRKIVADEIAAVLRPVAEPLDIDAFPRPQVILVIGVNGSGKTTTIAKLAHLFQEQDYGVMLVAGDTFRAAAIGQLKVWAERLGVPIMAGPEGGDSAGIVFDAVKQATATGIDVLIVDTAGRLQNKRELMDELAKIKRVLGRLNPAAPHDVVLVLDATTGQNALAQIDVFREVAGVTGLVMTKLDGTARGGVLVAAAERHGLPIHAIGIGETMEDLRPFDADEIAGIIAGNIR is encoded by the coding sequence ATGACCGGCAAAAGCTGGAGCGAAAGACTGCTCGGCGGCTTTCGCCGCACCTCCGAACGGCTCGGCGAGAATCTCGCGGGCCTCACCGGCAAGGCGCGACTCGACGAGGCGGATCTCGACCGGATCGAGGAAGCGCTGATCACCGCCGACCTTGGCCCCGCAATGGCGGCGCGCATTCGCGATCGCCTGTCGGAGCGCCGCGACGTCGCCGCGAACGGCACCGAGGAATTGCGCAAGATCGTCGCCGACGAGATCGCCGCGGTGCTGCGCCCGGTGGCCGAGCCGCTCGACATCGACGCCTTTCCGCGTCCGCAGGTGATCCTGGTAATCGGGGTCAACGGGTCGGGCAAGACGACGACCATCGCCAAGCTCGCGCATCTGTTCCAGGAACAGGATTATGGCGTGATGCTGGTCGCGGGCGACACCTTCCGTGCCGCCGCGATCGGCCAATTGAAGGTCTGGGCCGAACGGCTGGGCGTGCCGATCATGGCGGGGCCGGAAGGCGGCGACAGCGCGGGAATCGTGTTCGACGCGGTCAAACAGGCGACCGCGACGGGCATCGACGTGCTGATCGTCGATACCGCCGGGCGCCTTCAGAACAAGCGCGAGCTGATGGACGAGCTCGCCAAGATCAAGCGCGTGCTCGGCCGCCTCAATCCCGCGGCGCCGCACGACGTCGTGCTGGTGCTCGACGCGACGACCGGGCAGAATGCGCTGGCGCAGATCGACGTGTTCCGCGAGGTCGCGGGAGTCACCGGGCTCGTGATGACCAAGCTCGACGGCACCGCGCGCGGCGGCGTGCTCGTCGCCGCGGCCGAGCGCCACGGCCTTCCCATCCACGCCATCGGCATCGGCGAGACGATGGAGGATTTGCGCCCCTTCGACGCCGACGAGATCGCGGGCATCATTGCAGGAAACATAAGATGA
- a CDS encoding spermidine synthase, with protein MTNTASPRRWLFVLTILVGSFLLFLVQPMVARMVLPRLGGAPAVWNSAMLVYQALLLGGYAYAHWLGRFAVRRQAMIHLALFLVAALWLPIGIAVIAPPGPGQEALWVPLLLFASIGPVFFVVSAQAPLMQRWFAADPQAGDPYYLYAASNLGSFAGLLSYPALVEPNMPLAVQSWGWTGGYALLLLLVAGAAAARWRGGAESHAPAETAEPRPTLRRQLHWLLIAAVPSGLMLSTTTHLTTDIVAMPLLWVLPLGLYLLSFVIAFSRLERPTEIVTLIAPVILLAIGGLGLLSSGGGSMTVALASLAMLFIVAVALHGYLYFLRPAPQHLTLFYLLMSAGGVLGGLFAALVAPLLFDWVYEHPLLILAAAMLLPLPALLPWDKWLGLEARTAGGIAALLVALAAFAAWHMVDNWAGRADGDVAPWGIAIFVIGILVTGWRWAYVAVLALLMIGVGGWDTIQESFTGARVRSYFGVYTVTDYPHANQRRLAHGTTLHGLQRTDAARRRDPTTYYGPQSGVGLTLAQAEALAGPNAAIGIVGLGAGTLACYRRPGQDWTIFEIDPVMIDIARDPEKFTFLSDCAPDAAIVIGDARLQLASQPPGRFDIVVIDAFSSDAIPLHLLTSEAIGIYARAMKPGGILLVHISNRFFGLEPVLAAEAKARGWSAAIRMDPGPASGSDYDDLTASNWVALTATPARMRQLTGGVRPRDQAFAEGAWVPLEARAGFERWTDDYASTLPVLIWKNIIGGRDE; from the coding sequence GTGACCAACACCGCATCGCCACGGCGCTGGCTGTTCGTGCTGACGATCCTCGTCGGCAGCTTCCTGCTTTTCCTCGTGCAGCCGATGGTCGCGCGGATGGTGCTGCCCAGGCTGGGCGGCGCCCCCGCCGTTTGGAACAGCGCGATGCTCGTCTATCAGGCGCTGCTGCTCGGCGGCTATGCCTATGCGCATTGGCTCGGGCGCTTCGCCGTGCGGCGGCAGGCGATGATCCATCTCGCGCTCTTTCTGGTCGCCGCGCTGTGGCTGCCCATCGGCATCGCCGTGATCGCGCCGCCGGGGCCGGGGCAGGAAGCGTTGTGGGTGCCGCTCCTGCTCTTCGCGTCGATCGGGCCGGTGTTTTTCGTGGTCTCGGCGCAGGCGCCGCTGATGCAGCGCTGGTTCGCCGCCGATCCGCAAGCGGGTGATCCCTATTATCTCTATGCCGCCTCGAACCTCGGCAGTTTCGCGGGGCTTCTCAGCTACCCGGCGCTCGTCGAGCCCAATATGCCGCTCGCGGTGCAAAGCTGGGGCTGGACCGGCGGCTATGCGCTGCTGCTGCTGCTCGTCGCCGGGGCGGCGGCGGCGCGTTGGCGCGGCGGCGCCGAAAGCCATGCCCCGGCGGAAACCGCCGAACCGCGCCCGACGCTCCGCCGCCAGCTTCACTGGCTGCTCATCGCGGCGGTGCCCTCGGGGCTGATGCTGTCGACGACGACGCACCTCACCACCGACATCGTCGCCATGCCCCTGCTCTGGGTGCTGCCGCTCGGCCTCTATCTGCTCAGCTTCGTCATCGCCTTTTCGCGCCTCGAACGGCCGACCGAGATCGTCACGCTGATCGCGCCGGTCATATTGCTCGCGATCGGCGGGCTGGGGCTGCTGAGTTCGGGCGGCGGGTCGATGACGGTCGCGCTGGCCAGCCTCGCGATGCTCTTCATCGTCGCGGTGGCGCTCCACGGCTATCTCTATTTCCTGCGCCCCGCGCCGCAGCATCTGACGCTCTTCTACCTTCTCATGTCGGCGGGCGGCGTGCTCGGCGGGCTGTTTGCGGCGCTCGTCGCGCCGCTGCTGTTCGACTGGGTGTATGAGCATCCGCTGCTGATCCTCGCAGCGGCGATGCTGCTGCCGCTGCCCGCCCTGCTCCCGTGGGACAAATGGCTGGGGCTGGAAGCAAGGACCGCAGGCGGCATCGCGGCGCTGCTCGTCGCGCTTGCCGCCTTTGCCGCCTGGCACATGGTCGACAACTGGGCGGGCCGTGCCGATGGCGACGTGGCGCCGTGGGGCATTGCGATCTTTGTCATCGGCATTCTCGTGACCGGCTGGCGCTGGGCCTATGTGGCGGTTCTCGCGCTGCTGATGATCGGCGTCGGCGGCTGGGACACGATCCAGGAAAGCTTCACCGGCGCGCGCGTGCGCAGCTATTTCGGCGTCTATACGGTCACCGACTATCCGCACGCCAACCAGCGCCGCCTCGCGCATGGCACGACGCTGCACGGGCTCCAGCGCACCGATGCCGCGCGCCGCCGCGACCCGACCACCTATTATGGCCCGCAATCGGGCGTGGGCCTGACGCTGGCGCAGGCCGAGGCGCTCGCGGGTCCGAACGCCGCGATCGGCATCGTCGGGCTGGGCGCGGGCACGCTCGCCTGCTACCGGCGGCCGGGGCAGGACTGGACGATCTTCGAGATCGACCCGGTGATGATCGACATCGCGCGCGACCCGGAAAAATTCACCTTCCTGTCCGATTGCGCGCCCGACGCGGCGATCGTGATCGGCGACGCGCGGCTTCAGCTCGCGAGCCAGCCGCCGGGGCGCTTCGACATCGTCGTCATCGACGCCTTTTCGTCCGACGCGATCCCGCTGCACCTGCTGACCAGCGAGGCGATCGGCATCTATGCGCGCGCGATGAAGCCGGGCGGCATATTGCTCGTCCATATCTCGAACCGCTTTTTCGGGCTTGAACCCGTGCTCGCGGCCGAGGCGAAGGCGCGCGGCTGGAGCGCGGCGATCCGCATGGACCCCGGCCCCGCGAGCGGCAGCGACTATGACGATCTGACCGCGTCGAACTGGGTCGCGCTGACCGCGACACCCGCCCGGATGCGGCAACTCACCGGCGGCGTCCGCCCACGTGATCAGGCCTTTGCCGAAGGCGCCTGGGTGCCGCTGGAGGCGCGCGCAGGGTTCGAACGCTGGACCGACGATTATGCCTCGACGCTGCCGGTCCTTATCTGGAAGAATATCATCGGAGGTCGCGACGAATGA
- a CDS encoding M23 family metallopeptidase, producing the protein MSGNAAALTMSQAIPLRRAASDSPDSLGWRDRLAQLDLVPDLGSNIGSAEWWRGLATLTLLCGTAIATFPGVRPLTVTTTPALDAADFNEARGQMIVPLAFGGDTGRHMAATDAVRPLAQTPERPQIELTATLGRGDSFARVLERSGVGSVEARAIADKVSGAVPLTDIAPGTRIDLILGRRAARTMPRPVDALAMRARFDLRIEMERVGGQLVLRPIPIAVDATPLRVRGRVGDSLYRSARAAGAPPQAIQSYLRVIGQQISVGSDIQASDEYDIIVEHRRAETGESETGKLLYAGLIRGGRPKVSMLEWRAGGRSQWFEASGVGQQRGGMARPTNGRITSTFGMRRHPILGYRRMHSGIDFAGGYGAPIYAVTDGVVTMAGRNGGYGNYVRLNHGNGLGTGYGHMSRIAVRPGQRVSRGQVIGYIGSTGLSTGPHLHYELYRNGRAVNPSSVTFVTRALLEGKELAAFRARIRELTAIAPGAALAPIAPKQVEGPKLGSLADVASKRAGEGI; encoded by the coding sequence ATGTCCGGCAATGCGGCCGCCCTGACGATGTCGCAGGCGATCCCGCTGCGGCGCGCGGCGTCCGATTCGCCCGACTCGCTGGGCTGGCGCGACCGTCTGGCGCAGCTCGACCTTGTTCCTGACCTTGGCAGCAACATCGGATCGGCCGAATGGTGGCGCGGACTGGCCACGCTCACCCTGCTCTGCGGAACCGCAATAGCGACCTTTCCGGGCGTCCGCCCGCTGACGGTGACGACCACCCCGGCGCTCGACGCCGCCGATTTCAACGAAGCGCGCGGCCAGATGATCGTCCCGCTGGCCTTCGGGGGTGATACGGGGCGCCACATGGCGGCGACCGATGCGGTCCGCCCGCTTGCCCAGACCCCCGAACGACCGCAGATCGAGCTCACCGCCACCCTGGGCCGTGGCGACAGTTTCGCGCGCGTGCTCGAACGTTCGGGCGTCGGCAGCGTCGAGGCACGGGCGATCGCCGACAAGGTGTCGGGGGCGGTGCCGCTCACCGACATCGCGCCGGGAACGCGCATCGACCTGATCCTCGGCCGCCGTGCGGCGCGCACCATGCCGCGCCCGGTCGACGCGCTGGCGATGCGCGCGCGCTTCGACCTGCGCATCGAAATGGAACGTGTCGGCGGCCAGTTGGTGCTGCGACCTATCCCGATCGCGGTCGATGCGACGCCGCTGCGTGTTCGCGGACGGGTTGGCGACAGCCTTTATCGCTCGGCGCGCGCCGCGGGGGCGCCGCCGCAAGCGATTCAGTCCTATCTGCGCGTCATCGGCCAGCAGATTTCGGTCGGCAGCGACATTCAGGCAAGCGACGAATATGACATCATCGTCGAGCACCGCCGTGCCGAAACGGGCGAAAGCGAAACCGGCAAGCTGCTTTATGCAGGGTTGATCCGCGGCGGCAGGCCCAAGGTTTCGATGCTTGAATGGCGGGCGGGCGGACGCTCGCAATGGTTCGAGGCGTCGGGCGTGGGGCAACAGCGTGGCGGCATGGCACGACCCACCAACGGCCGAATCACATCGACCTTCGGGATGCGCCGCCACCCGATCCTCGGCTATCGGCGGATGCACAGCGGTATAGACTTCGCCGGCGGCTATGGCGCGCCCATCTATGCCGTGACCGACGGCGTCGTGACGATGGCGGGGCGCAACGGCGGCTATGGCAATTATGTCCGGCTCAACCATGGCAATGGCCTCGGCACCGGCTATGGTCATATGAGCCGCATCGCGGTGCGGCCGGGCCAGCGCGTCAGCCGCGGTCAGGTGATCGGCTATATCGGCTCGACCGGCCTGTCGACCGGTCCGCACCTTCATTATGAGCTCTATCGCAACGGCCGCGCGGTCAATCCGTCGTCGGTAACCTTCGTGACCCGTGCGTTGCTCGAAGGGAAGGAACTTGCCGCCTTCCGCGCCCGCATCCGCGAACTGACCGCGATCGCGCCCGGCGCCGCGCTGGCGCCGATAGCGCCCAAGCAGGTCGAGGGGCCGAAGCTTGGCAGCCTCGCCGACGTGGCGTCGAAGCGGGCGGGTGAGGGTATTTGA
- a CDS encoding inner membrane-spanning protein YciB has translation MSDLLPSGPEPVPAPPPAKHGWLSFAIDFGPLLVFFLAYKLSSGGEGAFAATTAAIKGTAAFMVAIVIAMAVSKWKLGRISPMLWMSSILVLGFGALTIWFHDERFIVMKPTIIYGAFAAMLLGGWWFGKPMLKYLLQSALEGLTERGWLLLSRNWGLFFAALGIANHVMYELIQARQMSFDLWLTIKVWGVTALSFLFTLSQLPVMLKNGLAVPEEAATDKS, from the coding sequence ATGAGCGACCTGCTTCCCAGCGGCCCCGAGCCGGTTCCGGCGCCGCCGCCCGCCAAGCACGGCTGGCTCAGTTTCGCGATCGATTTCGGGCCGCTGCTTGTCTTTTTCCTCGCGTATAAATTGTCGTCGGGGGGCGAGGGCGCGTTCGCGGCGACGACCGCGGCGATCAAGGGCACGGCGGCCTTCATGGTCGCGATCGTCATCGCGATGGCGGTATCGAAGTGGAAGCTCGGCAGGATTTCGCCGATGCTGTGGATGTCGAGCATCCTCGTGCTCGGTTTCGGCGCGCTGACCATCTGGTTTCACGACGAACGCTTCATCGTGATGAAGCCGACGATCATCTATGGCGCTTTTGCCGCGATGCTGCTGGGGGGCTGGTGGTTCGGGAAACCCATGCTCAAATATCTGCTCCAGTCGGCGCTCGAAGGGCTGACCGAGCGGGGCTGGCTGCTCCTGTCGCGCAACTGGGGCCTCTTTTTCGCCGCGCTCGGCATCGCCAATCATGTGATGTACGAGCTTATCCAGGCGAGACAGATGAGCTTTGACCTCTGGCTGACGATCAAGGTGTGGGGCGTCACCGCCCTTTCCTTCCTCTTCACGCTCAGCCAGTTGCCGGTGATGTTGAAGAACGGGCTGGCGGTGCCCGAGGAGGCGGCCACCGACAAAAGTTGA
- the hemB gene encoding porphobilinogen synthase, producing MTHAAFPDLRLRRTRRTRWSRAMVRETHLSPANLIWPLFVCDGTGAEEPVASLPGVSRWSIDRLVDRAREAAAAGIPCLALFPYTQPDRRGEDGGEALNPDNLMCRATAAIKDALGDDIGVLTDVALDPYTSHGQDGLVDDTGYVLNDETVAVLVGQALNQARAGADIIAPSDMMDGRVGAIREALEAEGFGHVQIMSYAAKYASAFYGPFRDAVGSRGLLKGDKKTYQMDPANSEEALREVAQDLAEGADSVMVKPGLPYLDIVRAVKEHFAVPVYAYQVSGEYAMIEAAAAAGAGDRDALVLETLLAFRRAGASGVLSYHALHAARLLGA from the coding sequence ATGACCCATGCCGCTTTTCCCGACCTGCGCCTGCGCCGCACCCGCCGCACCCGCTGGAGCCGTGCGATGGTGCGCGAAACGCATCTGTCGCCCGCGAACCTCATCTGGCCGCTGTTCGTGTGCGACGGCACCGGCGCCGAGGAGCCGGTCGCGAGCCTGCCCGGCGTGTCGCGCTGGTCAATCGACCGGCTTGTCGATCGTGCAAGGGAGGCCGCGGCCGCGGGCATTCCGTGCCTCGCGCTCTTTCCCTATACGCAGCCCGACCGGCGCGGCGAGGATGGCGGCGAGGCGCTCAATCCCGACAATCTCATGTGCCGCGCGACCGCCGCGATCAAGGATGCGCTCGGCGACGACATCGGCGTCCTCACCGACGTCGCGCTCGACCCCTATACCAGCCACGGGCAGGACGGGCTGGTCGATGACACGGGTTATGTGCTCAACGACGAAACGGTCGCGGTGCTGGTGGGGCAGGCGCTCAACCAGGCGCGCGCGGGCGCCGACATCATCGCGCCCAGCGACATGATGGACGGCCGCGTCGGCGCGATCCGCGAGGCGCTGGAGGCCGAAGGTTTCGGGCATGTCCAGATCATGAGCTATGCCGCCAAATATGCCTCGGCCTTCTATGGCCCGTTCCGCGATGCCGTGGGCTCGCGCGGCCTTTTGAAGGGCGACAAGAAGACGTACCAGATGGACCCCGCGAACAGCGAGGAAGCGCTGCGCGAGGTGGCGCAGGATCTGGCCGAAGGCGCCGACAGCGTGATGGTCAAGCCCGGCCTGCCCTATCTCGACATCGTGCGCGCGGTGAAGGAGCATTTCGCGGTGCCCGTCTACGCCTATCAGGTGTCGGGCGAATATGCGATGATCGAGGCGGCGGCCGCGGCGGGCGCGGGCGATCGCGATGCGCTGGTGCTCGAAACCCTGCTCGCCTTCCGCCGCGCCGGGGCGTCGGGGGTGCTCAGCTATCATGCGCTCCACGCGGCGCGGCTGCTCGGCGCCTGA
- a CDS encoding MiaB/RimO family radical SAM methylthiotransferase, protein MSATPADRVQVVNFGCRLNIAEGEAIRAAIEAAGARDTIVFNSCAVTGEAVRQARQAVRRSLRERPGVEVVVTGCAAELEAERFVAMGARVVRNDAKRVVESYHSYASLSPPEGGDTGAYSPALSGSDHARAFLGVQTGCPHSCTFCATVLARGTARSATTEAVVEAARTALDRGQREIVLTGVDLASYGDDSGTSLAALVEALLALPVERLRLSSLDPDRIDDALFALLTGEPRVMPHVHLSLQAGDDMVLTRMKRRHRRADAVRLIERLKAARLEIAIGADLIAGFPTEDDAMFANSLALIDDCDIVFGHIFPYSPRAGTPAARMPQVGRAVARERAAALREANARRRESWLDAQVGRTASMLVERDGITGHAENFASLALVAPAPPGAIIDVRLLARDGDRMVATPTQAKDIAA, encoded by the coding sequence ATGAGCGCAACCCCCGCCGACCGCGTTCAGGTCGTCAATTTCGGCTGCCGGCTCAACATCGCCGAGGGTGAGGCCATCCGCGCCGCGATAGAGGCCGCGGGCGCACGCGACACGATCGTCTTCAACAGCTGCGCGGTAACCGGCGAAGCGGTGCGCCAGGCGCGGCAGGCGGTGCGGCGGAGCTTGCGCGAGCGGCCGGGCGTCGAGGTCGTCGTAACGGGGTGCGCGGCGGAGCTGGAGGCCGAACGCTTTGTCGCGATGGGCGCGCGGGTGGTACGCAACGATGCGAAGAGGGTGGTTGAGAGCTACCATTCTTACGCTTCCTTGTCCCCCCCCGAAGGCGGGGACACGGGAGCTTATTCTCCCGCCCTCTCGGGCTCCGATCACGCCCGCGCCTTCCTCGGCGTCCAGACCGGCTGCCCGCATAGCTGCACCTTCTGCGCGACGGTGCTCGCGCGCGGCACCGCGCGGTCGGCGACCACCGAAGCGGTCGTCGAGGCCGCGCGCACCGCGCTGGATCGCGGCCAGCGCGAGATCGTCCTCACCGGGGTCGATCTGGCGAGCTATGGCGATGACAGCGGGACCAGCCTGGCAGCGCTGGTCGAAGCCCTGCTCGCGCTGCCGGTCGAGCGGCTGCGGCTTTCCTCGCTCGACCCGGACCGGATCGACGATGCGCTGTTCGCGCTGCTGACCGGGGAGCCGCGCGTGATGCCGCATGTCCATCTGTCGTTGCAGGCGGGCGACGACATGGTGCTGACGCGGATGAAGCGCCGCCATCGCCGCGCCGATGCCGTGCGCCTCATCGAACGGCTGAAGGCCGCGCGCCTCGAAATCGCGATCGGCGCCGACCTGATCGCGGGCTTTCCGACCGAGGACGACGCGATGTTCGCCAATTCGCTGGCGCTGATCGACGATTGCGACATCGTCTTTGGCCACATCTTTCCCTACAGCCCGCGCGCCGGGACGCCCGCCGCGCGGATGCCGCAGGTCGGCCGCGCCGTCGCGCGCGAACGCGCCGCGGCGCTGCGCGAGGCCAATGCCCGGCGCCGCGAAAGCTGGCTCGACGCGCAGGTCGGTCGCACCGCGTCGATGCTCGTCGAGCGCGACGGTATCACGGGCCACGCCGAAAACTTCGCATCGCTGGCACTGGTCGCGCCCGCTCCGCCCGGCGCCATCATCGACGTGCGCCTGCTGGCGCGCGACGGCGATCGCATGGTCGCCACCCCCACGCAAGCAAAGGACATCGCCGCATGA
- a CDS encoding gamma carbonic anhydrase family protein — MNDVSIISVNGKTPQIDPSAFIAPGCRIIGDVTIGPDVSIWYNCVLRADVSRIVVGARSNIQDGSVVHCDGPMPHRPEGFPTIIGEDVLIGHMAMVHGCTLADRAFVGLKATVMNGCRIGSDAMLAAGALLTENKEIPDRELWAGSPARRVREIDESQAAGMQLGVAHYVMNGRLHKAAIAAIEE, encoded by the coding sequence ATGAACGATGTCAGCATCATCAGCGTCAATGGCAAGACGCCGCAGATCGACCCCAGCGCCTTCATCGCGCCCGGCTGCCGGATTATCGGTGACGTGACGATCGGACCCGACGTCAGCATCTGGTATAATTGCGTGCTGCGCGCCGACGTCAGCCGCATCGTCGTCGGCGCGCGGTCGAACATCCAGGACGGCAGCGTCGTTCACTGCGACGGCCCGATGCCACACCGGCCCGAGGGTTTTCCGACGATCATCGGCGAGGATGTGCTGATCGGCCATATGGCGATGGTGCATGGCTGCACGCTCGCCGACCGGGCGTTCGTCGGGCTGAAAGCGACGGTGATGAACGGGTGCCGTATCGGCAGCGACGCGATGCTGGCGGCGGGGGCGCTGCTCACCGAGAATAAGGAAATCCCCGATCGCGAACTCTGGGCCGGATCGCCCGCGCGGCGGGTGCGCGAGATCGACGAGAGCCAGGCCGCGGGGATGCAGCTGGGCGTCGCGCATTATGTGATGAACGGACGGCTGCACAAGGCGGCGATAGCGGCGATAGAAGAATGA